The following proteins are encoded in a genomic region of Oncorhynchus gorbuscha isolate QuinsamMale2020 ecotype Even-year linkage group LG11, OgorEven_v1.0, whole genome shotgun sequence:
- the LOC124047927 gene encoding beta-crystallin A4-like: MTHHCTKFSGHWKIIVFDEECFQGRRHEFTSECCNVMEFGFETVRSLRIESGAWIGYEHASYQGQQFVLERGEYPQCDAFSGSNAYHIERMTSFRPIACANHRECRMTIYERENFLGRKGELSDDYPSLQAMGWCNNEVGSLRIQSGAFVCYQYPGYRGYQYIMECDRHCGEYKHFREFGSHSQTPQIQSIRRIQQ; encoded by the exons ATGACTCACCATTGTACCAAGTTCTCCGGCCACTGGAAG aTCATTGTCTTCGACGAGGAGTGCTTCCAGGGCCGTCGGCATGAGTTCACCTCAGAGTGCTGCAATGTGATGGAGTTTGGTTTTGAGACCGTGCGCTCCCTCAGGATTGAGAGTGGAGC TTGGATTGGCTATGAGCATGCTTCCTACCAGGGCCAGCAGTTTgtgctggagagaggagagtaccCCCAGTGCGATGCCTTCAGTGGTAGCAATGCCTACCACATAGAGAGGATGACCTCCTTCAGGCCCATTGCCTGCGCT aaCCACAGGGAGTGCCGTATGACCATCTATGAGCGTGAGAACTTCCTGGGTCGTAAGGGCGAGCTGAGTGACGACTACCCCTCCCTTCAGGCCATGGGCTGGTGCAACAACGAGGTCGGCTCCCTCAGGATCCAGTCTGGAGC TTTCGTGTGCTACCAGTACCCCGGATACCGTGGCTACCAGTACATCATGGAGTGTGACCGTCACTGTGGCGAGTACAAGCACTTCAGGGAGTTCGGCTCCCACTCCCAGACCCCTCAGATCCAGTCCATCCGCCGCATTCAGCAGTAA